In a genomic window of Jaculus jaculus isolate mJacJac1 chromosome 8, mJacJac1.mat.Y.cur, whole genome shotgun sequence:
- the Tmem14a gene encoding transmembrane protein 14A, producing the protein MDLIGFGYAALVTFGSILGYKRRGGVPSLVAGLCVGFLAGYGAYRVSNDRRDVKVSLFTAFFLATIMGVRFKRSKKIMPAGLLAGLSLVMILRLVLLLL; encoded by the exons ATGGACCTGATTGGTTTTGGTTATGCGGCCCTTGTGACATTTGGAAGCATCTTGGGATATAAACGGCGAG GTGGAGTTCCGTCTTTGGTTGCTGGTCTTTGTGTTGGATTTCTGGCTGGCTATGGGGCTTACCGCGTCTCCAATGACAGACGGGATGTCAAAGTGTCACTTT TTACGGCTTTCTTCCTGGCCACCATCATGGGCGTGAGGTTCAAGAGGTCAAAGAAGATAATGCCTGCTGGTCTGCTTGCAGGTTTAAG CCTCGTGATGATCCTGAGACTCGTCTTGCTGCTGCTGTGA